A stretch of the Teredinibacter haidensis genome encodes the following:
- a CDS encoding glycoside hydrolase family 53 protein, with translation MLKSQLLFPILGVAAVVSLCNCGGSTSRQSDSITTDIVSTPEPQALQISDLQLPQSGRFYLGADLSYVNEMEDCGAEYRIDNEQKDPFDLFSEVGSNLVRVRLWHNPNWTRYSNLADVTKTIRRAKESGMQVLLDFHYSDTWADPEKQYIPAGWVDLYDDTDALGQALYEYTYTVLAGLQQQNLLPEMVQVGNETNNEILQPQDTMNVESINWPRNAALLNKGLQAVADFNVANETQIDRVLHIAQPENALLWFDQALTAGVTDFDIIGLSYYGKWSTYKVGSVGEAISDLRNTYGKDVMIVETSYPWTLENYDQASNVLGEDSLLAGYPATPQGQLQYIIDLTAQTINAGGLGVIYWEPAWVSTSCNTLWGTGSHWENATFFNAGDNNNALPAIKIYSITQ, from the coding sequence ATGCTGAAATCTCAATTACTATTTCCCATTTTGGGCGTCGCGGCTGTTGTTTCCCTCTGTAATTGCGGCGGCAGTACTTCACGCCAGTCAGATTCTATCACCACCGATATTGTTAGTACTCCCGAGCCGCAAGCACTGCAAATATCGGATCTTCAGCTGCCCCAATCGGGCCGGTTTTATCTAGGGGCCGATCTCTCCTATGTAAATGAGATGGAAGACTGTGGCGCCGAGTATCGAATCGATAATGAACAAAAAGATCCTTTTGATCTATTTTCCGAAGTGGGGAGTAATCTGGTGCGTGTGCGTCTATGGCACAACCCGAATTGGACCCGCTACTCCAACCTTGCGGATGTAACCAAAACAATTCGTCGGGCAAAAGAATCGGGGATGCAGGTGTTGCTAGATTTTCACTACTCCGATACCTGGGCCGATCCGGAAAAACAATATATTCCTGCTGGCTGGGTTGATTTGTATGACGATACCGATGCTCTTGGTCAGGCACTTTACGAATACACATATACGGTTTTAGCTGGATTACAACAGCAAAACCTGCTGCCGGAAATGGTACAGGTGGGCAACGAAACCAATAACGAAATTTTACAGCCGCAAGATACCATGAACGTAGAAAGCATTAACTGGCCACGCAATGCGGCGCTATTGAATAAGGGGTTGCAGGCGGTCGCAGATTTTAATGTGGCTAACGAAACCCAAATCGACAGAGTGTTACATATCGCCCAGCCGGAAAATGCTCTGTTATGGTTTGATCAGGCCTTAACTGCAGGCGTTACGGATTTTGACATAATTGGCCTAAGTTATTATGGCAAATGGTCTACCTACAAGGTGGGTTCTGTTGGTGAGGCGATAAGTGATTTACGGAATACCTATGGAAAAGATGTGATGATTGTTGAAACATCTTACCCCTGGACGCTGGAAAATTACGATCAGGCCAGTAATGTACTAGGTGAAGATAGTTTGTTGGCAGGGTACCCGGCTACGCCGCAGGGCCAGCTACAATATATAATTGACCTTACCGCGCAAACGATCAATGCCGGTGGCCTAGGGGTTATCTATTGGGAGCCAGCCTGGGTAAGTACCTCGTGCAACACTCTATGGGGAACAGGGTCCCATTGGGAGAATGCCACCTTTTTTAATGCAGGCGATAACAACAACGCATTGCCTGCGATCAAAATTTATTCCATTACACAGTAG
- a CDS encoding glycoside hydrolase family 2 protein yields MKKIVSSLLVAVFFGSLLFGCEQKNSRDTVNDSVVVQSIPSAVIPPELFNSGWTFFKSDQVVNLDQALVADNWLPVSLPHSANIEPRIVNDQWQGDAWYQKTFVAPTHWQNKKIFIDFEAAMNAAEIWLNGEEIGEHLGGYLPFSVALNAHLIAGENTLTVRLDNRDNAISGPKPLDVLDFNMYGGLYRNVWLRVENPIHITDAVNAGKEASGGIFVRYPKVTESEAQVAVQTHLAMGLTEEDIHVKQRLFFAGDEVAVAVAKVTGETSIQTLSISKPKLWSPDAPNLYQLETQVLVDGVIFDSEITTIGIREFKLVDNQLWINGKKTFLRGVNRHQDYPYIGYALSDAAQFRDAEKIKAAGFDYVRLSHYPHSKAFMKAADKLGLVLLDAILGWQYADKENPAFVEHALQTCRDLIRRDRNHASVLAWECSLNESDMGEKLVNQFNTTVHKEFPGKNVYSAGWVDNGYDIYLQARQHRLGHYKEPGKPYVVSEYGDWEYYAMNAGLNQDSWGGLLQEERSSRQLLSAGEKRLQQQAANLQESHDDNFNTPAFADGYWVMFDYNRGYADDIEASGIMSLERLPKFSYYFYQSQRDADSSGGPLANDYMVHIASHWQPESSSTFYVYSNADDVELRLNGQILEKGVRDTARYPNLKNAPFLFDLKKFEPGVLEAEALVAGKTVARHSVATPGEAESLFLAVDKSSIAPQADVNDVVFIRAQLLDKKGFSLRSNSTQVTFVVKGDAELVSPVTITSEDGIASALVRLGGQLETVVIQAKTAEGLSGELKLR; encoded by the coding sequence ATGAAAAAAATAGTATCTTCGCTACTTGTCGCAGTTTTTTTTGGCTCATTACTGTTTGGTTGTGAGCAAAAGAATAGTCGCGATACGGTCAATGATTCCGTCGTTGTTCAATCGATTCCGAGTGCGGTCATCCCGCCTGAGCTATTTAATAGCGGCTGGACTTTTTTTAAGAGCGATCAAGTTGTAAACCTCGATCAGGCCTTGGTAGCAGATAACTGGCTGCCAGTCTCTCTGCCGCACAGCGCGAACATAGAGCCGCGAATTGTTAACGATCAGTGGCAGGGCGATGCTTGGTATCAAAAAACATTTGTGGCGCCGACACACTGGCAAAATAAAAAAATATTTATCGATTTCGAAGCAGCGATGAATGCGGCAGAAATCTGGTTGAATGGCGAGGAGATCGGTGAGCATTTGGGTGGTTATCTACCCTTTTCTGTTGCATTAAATGCGCATCTTATAGCAGGTGAGAATACACTAACCGTTCGCCTGGATAACCGCGATAATGCTATCAGTGGCCCCAAACCTTTGGACGTTTTGGATTTTAATATGTACGGCGGGCTGTATCGTAACGTATGGCTGCGAGTGGAAAATCCCATCCACATTACCGATGCTGTCAATGCAGGGAAGGAGGCCTCTGGTGGAATATTTGTTCGCTACCCCAAAGTGACGGAAAGTGAAGCTCAGGTAGCGGTGCAGACGCATTTGGCGATGGGGCTGACGGAAGAAGATATTCATGTAAAGCAGCGTCTATTTTTTGCCGGAGATGAGGTGGCAGTTGCAGTGGCGAAAGTCACTGGCGAAACCAGTATTCAAACGCTCAGTATTTCTAAGCCCAAGTTATGGTCGCCCGACGCGCCAAATCTATATCAACTGGAAACCCAGGTGTTAGTCGACGGTGTGATTTTCGATAGTGAAATCACGACGATTGGTATTCGCGAATTTAAATTGGTTGATAACCAGTTGTGGATTAACGGCAAAAAAACTTTTTTGAGAGGGGTTAATCGTCATCAGGACTACCCTTATATTGGCTACGCCCTGTCGGATGCGGCACAGTTTCGCGATGCAGAAAAGATTAAGGCCGCTGGTTTTGACTACGTGCGCTTATCGCACTATCCCCACTCAAAAGCCTTTATGAAGGCCGCCGATAAATTGGGGCTTGTGCTGTTGGATGCGATTCTGGGTTGGCAGTATGCAGACAAAGAAAATCCCGCTTTTGTTGAGCACGCTCTGCAAACCTGTCGCGATTTGATTCGTCGCGATCGCAACCATGCCTCGGTGTTAGCGTGGGAGTGTTCGCTCAATGAATCGGATATGGGCGAAAAATTGGTGAACCAGTTTAATACAACGGTGCATAAAGAATTTCCTGGTAAGAATGTCTATTCAGCGGGATGGGTCGACAACGGCTACGATATATATCTGCAAGCGCGACAGCATCGTCTTGGTCACTATAAGGAGCCAGGGAAACCCTATGTGGTCTCGGAATATGGCGATTGGGAATACTACGCTATGAATGCCGGCCTGAATCAAGATAGTTGGGGTGGGTTGCTGCAAGAAGAGCGTTCCAGTCGCCAGCTGTTGAGTGCGGGTGAAAAACGTTTGCAGCAGCAGGCAGCCAATCTTCAGGAATCTCACGACGACAACTTTAATACCCCGGCGTTTGCCGATGGTTATTGGGTGATGTTCGATTACAACCGGGGTTATGCCGATGATATTGAAGCTTCCGGTATTATGAGTCTGGAACGGTTACCTAAGTTCAGCTATTACTTCTATCAAAGTCAGCGTGATGCCGACAGCTCGGGAGGGCCATTGGCAAACGATTATATGGTGCATATCGCCAGCCACTGGCAGCCCGAATCTAGCTCGACGTTCTATGTGTACAGCAATGCTGACGATGTTGAGTTACGTTTGAATGGGCAGATCCTGGAAAAAGGTGTTAGAGATACTGCTCGTTACCCGAACTTGAAAAATGCACCCTTCCTGTTTGATCTGAAAAAATTTGAACCTGGCGTGTTGGAGGCGGAAGCGCTCGTAGCAGGGAAAACGGTTGCGCGACATTCGGTGGCAACACCGGGTGAGGCAGAGTCACTGTTCCTTGCCGTGGATAAATCGTCCATCGCCCCACAAGCAGATGTGAACGATGTCGTTTTTATAAGAGCACAGCTGCTGGACAAAAAGGGCTTTAGTCTTCGTAGTAACAGTACGCAAGTTACCTTTGTGGTGAAAGGTGATGCGGAGCTTGTGTCGCCCGTCACGATTACAAGTGAAGATGGTATCGCTTCGGCATTAGTGCGATTGGGCGGCCAGCTGGAGACGGTTGTGATTCAGGCTAAAACTGCAGAGGGTTTGAGTGGCGAGCTAAAGCTCCGATAA